The Arachis hypogaea cultivar Tifrunner chromosome 19, arahy.Tifrunner.gnm2.J5K5, whole genome shotgun sequence genome has a window encoding:
- the LOC140182268 gene encoding uncharacterized protein, with product MADNQGASSNPLDAQSIATFLSQISTFQAQMAKNNTNPIQDLSSPYYIHLSENPGNPLISITLNASNYGSWSRAMLLALKGKNKLKFGDKYRVAELQEELFSMRQGDSNVTAYYTKLKSIWEDLNNFRPIPNFKTCEFLCSCGLDVIRQYRREDYTTQFLRGLNDQYSIMRLQLMLMNPMPDINAAFSMLTQQERQFGDTQESKVFFNKTNFGLQLSDERNRGKGRGRGRFQAGGRGRENRMQCTFYDKIEHTVDTCYKKHGLPPHLRQRQISSINYMAAEPPAEKKK from the exons ATGGCTGATAATCAAGGAGCAAGTTCTAATCCATTGGATGCTCAGTCAATTGCAACTTTCTTAAgccaaatctcaacatttcaagCTCAGATGGCAAAGAACAATACCAATCCAATACAAGATCTGTCCAGCCCCTATTACATTCATCTAAGTGAAAATCCTGGTAATCCTTTAATCTCAATTACTCTCAATGCTAGCAATTATGGTTCGTGGAGTAGAGCAATGTTATTAGCTTTGAAAGGAAAGAACAAATTGAAGTTT GGAGACAAGTACAGAGTGGCTGAACTTCAGGAAGAATTATTCTCTATGAGGCAAGGCGATTCGAATGTGACTGCATATTACACCAAATTGAAATCAATTTGGGAAGATCTAAACAATTTTAGACCGATACCTAATTTCAAAACATGTGAATTTTTGTGCTCATGTGGATTGGATGTGATACGACAATATAGGCGTGAAGACTATACAACTCAATTTCTTCGAGGTCTGAATGATCAATACTCCATCATGAGGTTGCAGTTGATGCTTATGAACCCAATGCCTGACATAAATGCTGCCTTCTCAATGTTGACTCAgcaggaaagacaatttggtgaTACTCAAGAGTCAAAAGTTTTCTTCAACAAGACTAATTTCGGACTTCAGCTTAGTGatgagaggaatcgaggcaaaggCAGAGGAAGAGGCAGGTTTCAGGCTGGGGGAAGAGGCAGAGAAAACCGAATGCAATGCACATTCTATGATAAAATAGAACACACAGTGGATACATGCTATAAGAAGCATGGCTTGCCCCCTCATCTTAGGCAAAGGCAAATTAGCAGCATCAATTACATGGCTGCTGAACCACCagctgaaaaaaaaaagtga